One window of Aliarcobacter lanthieri genomic DNA carries:
- a CDS encoding tetratricopeptide repeat protein, producing MNCTIITSKLANNKRVSINYSSIFKDDKSLHITYCENDTLDKFEADINLLVGKNTSFLYTLNKRLIPLAISLISVFVILLAFLTIAIYEDFLKKIVLEMPTNFDLKDYISLFFVVFLFFCLLFMPKILDSSGNEFRNLISSWFNKEIRKIKRLKFAYSNFDKKIEIHLYNFDLEDERHWLWSNFIEIILHKFINIYFYVRSDKVEILEKQLINLGISNVKVLRYSIPDNNFDVDILLSKKEQIFYSLLQLCSTNIIKNSDINRFISLEIFEYCGNNFNLYKDKNSLSFGFQSFISRSFDDFGFLSQEKSLQIYFTKNVKFKELNTQKKELSQYLRNHLEDCISTFENPISLLILYYYVKDLVLDEKRVIKILEKFINSIKEKQQYELINDYWFDIAGFMFDSNDINSFEDSTKSYYRKISILALNDLAFLFERNGYFEQSILINQYLYEINPNKYILNICSLYERMGNFDLAYKFLPKEFSIGKNIKPLDIEIKYYQRKSWIIIFQRENKLKTEGIKALENLENLLFSHNEDNNPLWLWHFYNIKANLCEWEEDYDEAIKFYLKCLSIPALGAFEYGATFVNMAISYRLKYLVEMNKDNEIIDKAIKLGKLGVILKESVGDRDEMPIVLHNFALNILYKISISYDEKQCFEVLEVTNEALEILEETKSIKRLGMVLIENYIARSLLKLDYEDIILKLERNILNFSKSEYKQIKEIYNVFRKDDKIVRIQFLE from the coding sequence ATGAATTGCACAATAATTACTTCAAAATTAGCAAATAACAAAAGAGTTTCTATAAACTATAGTTCTATTTTTAAAGATGATAAATCTTTACATATAACATATTGTGAAAATGATACTTTAGATAAATTTGAAGCAGATATAAATTTATTAGTAGGTAAAAATACTAGTTTTTTATATACTTTAAATAAGAGATTAATTCCTTTAGCTATATCTTTAATTTCAGTATTTGTAATATTATTAGCGTTTTTAACTATTGCTATTTATGAGGACTTTTTAAAGAAAATTGTACTTGAAATGCCTACAAACTTTGATTTAAAAGATTATATATCTTTATTCTTTGTTGTTTTTTTATTTTTTTGTCTTCTTTTTATGCCAAAAATTTTAGATTCTTCTGGAAATGAATTTAGAAATCTTATTAGTTCTTGGTTTAATAAAGAGATTAGAAAAATAAAAAGATTAAAATTTGCATATTCAAATTTTGATAAAAAAATAGAGATTCATTTGTATAATTTTGATTTAGAAGATGAGAGACATTGGCTTTGGAGTAATTTTATAGAAATAATTTTACATAAATTTATAAATATTTATTTTTATGTTAGAAGTGATAAAGTAGAAATACTTGAAAAACAATTAATTAATTTAGGAATATCTAATGTAAAAGTGCTTAGATATTCTATACCAGACAATAATTTTGATGTAGATATATTATTATCAAAAAAAGAGCAAATTTTTTATTCTTTACTTCAACTTTGTTCCACTAATATTATAAAAAATAGTGATATAAATAGATTTATATCATTAGAAATTTTTGAATATTGTGGGAATAATTTTAATTTATATAAAGATAAAAATAGTTTAAGTTTTGGCTTCCAAAGCTTTATAAGTAGAAGTTTTGATGATTTTGGTTTTTTATCTCAAGAGAAATCTTTACAGATATATTTTACAAAAAATGTAAAATTTAAAGAATTAAATACTCAAAAAAAAGAATTGTCTCAATATTTAAGAAATCATCTTGAAGATTGTATTTCAACTTTTGAAAATCCTATTTCACTTTTAATTTTATATTATTATGTTAAAGATTTAGTTTTAGATGAAAAGAGAGTTATAAAAATTTTAGAAAAATTTATAAATTCTATAAAAGAGAAACAACAATATGAATTGATAAATGATTATTGGTTTGATATTGCAGGATTTATGTTTGATTCAAATGATATAAATAGTTTTGAAGACTCTACAAAATCATATTATAGAAAAATATCAATTTTAGCTTTAAATGATTTAGCCTTTTTATTTGAAAGAAATGGATATTTTGAACAATCTATTCTTATCAATCAATATTTGTATGAGATAAATCCAAATAAATATATTTTAAATATATGTTCTTTATATGAGAGAATGGGTAATTTTGATCTTGCATATAAGTTTTTGCCAAAAGAATTTAGTATTGGAAAAAATATTAAACCATTAGATATTGAAATAAAATATTATCAAAGAAAATCATGGATAATTATCTTTCAAAGAGAGAATAAACTAAAAACTGAAGGAATAAAAGCTTTAGAAAATTTAGAAAATTTACTTTTCTCTCATAATGAAGATAATAATCCATTATGGTTATGGCATTTTTATAATATTAAAGCAAATCTGTGTGAATGGGAAGAAGATTATGATGAAGCAATAAAATTTTATTTAAAGTGTTTATCTATTCCAGCATTAGGTGCTTTTGAATATGGAGCAACATTTGTAAATATGGCAATTTCATATAGATTAAAGTATCTTGTAGAAATGAATAAAGATAATGAAATTATAGATAAAGCTATAAAACTAGGAAAACTAGGGGTTATTTTAAAAGAATCCGTAGGAGATAGAGATGAAATGCCTATTGTTTTACATAATTTTGCTTTAAATATTTTATATAAAATATCAATATCATATGATGAAAAGCAGTGTTTTGAAGTTTTAGAAGTAACAAATGAAGCTTTAGAAATTTTAGAAGAGACAAAATCTATAAAAAGATTAGGGATGGTCTTAATCGAAAACTATATAGCAAGAAGCTTACTAAAATTAGATTATGAAGATATTATTTTAAAATTAGAAAGAAATATTTTAAATTTTTCCAAAAGTGAATATAAACAGATAAAAGAAATTTATAATGTATTTAGAAAAGATGATAAAATAGTTAGAATTCAATTTTTAGAGTAA
- a CDS encoding gamma-glutamylcyclotransferase, with translation MYLFGFGSLVNIKSAQNSFKKRELKKEDLLPIEIRGYKRVWNALESIKFDNVEVNGVFLNIQKDKNSTIFGVVIKITEEEFEVLKQREKNYSCITIKKEDILNLELEDNLVAFMTTNEDKIANIGDINTFIPKRYIDIVKEGIKDFSKDFQINFDDILNNFPFPLKDGVYSFSDTLQNQASKQEK, from the coding sequence ATGTATTTATTTGGCTTTGGATCATTAGTAAATATAAAAAGTGCTCAAAACTCATTTAAAAAAAGAGAGTTAAAAAAAGAAGATTTATTACCTATAGAAATAAGAGGATATAAAAGAGTTTGGAATGCACTTGAATCAATAAAATTTGATAATGTAGAAGTAAATGGAGTATTTTTAAATATACAAAAAGATAAAAATTCAACTATATTTGGAGTTGTAATAAAAATAACTGAAGAAGAGTTTGAGGTTTTAAAACAAAGGGAAAAAAATTACAGTTGTATTACTATAAAAAAAGAAGATATTTTAAATTTAGAACTTGAAGATAATTTAGTGGCTTTTATGACTACGAATGAAGATAAAATAGCTAATATTGGAGATATTAATACTTTTATTCCAAAAAGATATATTGATATAGTAAAAGAAGGAATAAAAGATTTTTCAAAAGATTTTCAAATAAATTTTGATGATATTTTAAATAATTTCCCTTTTCCATTAAAAGATGGAGTATATAGTTTTAGTGATACTTTACAAAATCAAGCTTCAAAACAAGAAAAATAA